Below is a window of Fulvitalea axinellae DNA.
GCTATCAACAAAGAATCCAATTTCAACGTGGCGACGATGCAGGATCTTCAAGGACCGAAGATCCGCATTGGCACTGTTGAGAACAATGGAGTGGAAATCGTGCCGGGTCAGGAGTTGATCATCACTACCGACCGAAACCATATCGGGACCAGCGAGATGGTCAGCACTTCTTACGAAGGCTTCGCCAAAGACGTGAAGGTTGATGAAAAAGTGTTGATCGACGACGGTCGCCTTGAAGTGCAGGTGATTAAGGTTGACGGCTCCAAGGTACACACCAGGGTAGTGCATGGCGGTTTGCTGAAGTCAAGAAAGGGGATGAACCTTCCTGACTCCAAGATTTCGGCTCCTTGTCTTACGGAAAAGGACCTTGAAGATCTTGAGTTTGGTCTTAAGAACGACGTAGACTGGGTGGCCATTTCTTTTGTTCGTTCGCATCGCGATATCGATTACTTGCGGAGCATCATCAAAGAGCATAAGAAGAATACCCGGATTATCGCCAAGATCGAGCGTCCAGAGGCGCTGAAAGACCTTGACGGAATCATTGACGCCACCGACGCCGTAATGGTGGCTCGCGGTGACTTGGGTGTGGAGACTTCTTTGGCCGAGCTTCCTGTTTTGCAGAAGGACATCATGAAGCGTTGTTTCCAGAAAGCCAAGCCGGTAATCGTGGCGACGCAGATGTTGGAGAGTATGGTGAATAATCCGATTCCGACACGTGCTGAGGCCAACGACGTGGCGGCGGCCGTAATGGAAGGCGCTGACGCCGTAATGCTAAGTGAGGAGTCGGCGGCGGGTAAATACCCTTTGCAGGCCGTGAAAACGATGAACGACATTATCCGTTCTATCGAGCTTAGCCCTGAGATGGACTACGAGAGGGAGTTCAAGTTGGTGCCGAACAGCCGTTATATCATCAGTAAAGAGGTGATCCAGAATGCCTGTATTTTGGCGAGAGCTACCAAAGCCAAAGCCATCGTGGGTATGACCGAATCCGGTTTTACGGCATTCCATTTGGCCAAGCATCGTCCAAAGTGTAAGATCTTGATCTTCACCAAAGACAAAGGATTGCTGAACACGCTGAACTTGGTTTGGGGCGTAAAGGCTTTCTACTTGCCTAAATACGAGTCTATTTCAAAGTCTCTCAAGCTGATCGAAAAGCTTTTGATCAACGAAGGTTGTATCGATAAAGGCGACCTTTTCATCAACATCGGATCGGTTAAGCCTAACAGTAACTTGAAGACGAACCTTATTAAGATCGGGTACGTAGACGAAGACTAAAAATCGAGCTGGCCCGGAAACCTGGAATCCGGGTGGCCTAACGATAAAAATCCGTCGTTTAACCGTCCTCGGGCCTTAGGGTTCGGGGACATTTTTTTTGCGGTCTTATCTCCTTATCATTTAGTGGAATAGGCTTTGGATCGCTCTCAAGGGCCAAAAAAGGCGTTTTTTATCGTCTTTTGCATTTGCAGGAATGAAAAGGCCGTCCTATATTTGCACTCCCTTAACAGGAAGCGCATGTGGTGGAATTGGTAGACACGCAGTCTTCAGGCGGCTGTGCCTCACGGCATGGGGGTTCGACTCCCTCCATGCGCACAACAACTTTGGCGGAAACGACGCCGGAGAATTTTGCTTAATTACTTATGACGTTATCGTTTGTGCTCCAATTGCGCATGTGGTGGAATTGGTAGACACGCAGTCTTCAGGCGGCTGTGCCTCACGGCATGGGGGTTCGACTCCCTCCATGCGCACTAGTTCAGCGGGCACACACGGTATACGTTTCATGCGCACGTGGTGGAATTGGTAGACACGCAGTCTTCAGGCGGCTGTGCCTCACGGCATGGGGGTTCGACTCCCTCCGTGCGCACAAAGAGCTTCGTTTTTTAACGAGGCTTTTTTTGTATCCGGACTTCCCTAATTTCCTCCTAGAATTTATATTGCCCAAGGCCAATGCGCCGTTTCCGTTAAGCAACCCCGAAGATCATGACCGAAACTTTCCTTGACGACCTGGCCGACGAAGTTATCGCGAAGCACTCCGACGCTTTGGAGCGCCTGACTATCGTATTCCCCAACCGCCGGGCCGGTCTGTTTTTCAGAAGAGCCCTGGCCAAGCGCATCGACAAGCCCGTTTGGTCACCGTCCATCATCAGCGCCGACGATTTTATCCAAAGCCTTACGCCCCTCAAAAGTGCGCATAAGCTGAAGTTGGCCTTCGAACTGTATAAAACCTATCTGGAACACAGCAAGACGGAAGAAAGCTTCGACCGCTTCTTTTTCTGGGGAGAGGTATTGCTCAAGGATTTCGAGGATATTGACAAATACAGCGTTAGCGCGGAGAAGATTTTCGAGAACCTTAGGGATCAGAAAATCATCGAGGCGGAATTCGATTTCCTAACTGAGGAGCAGAAAGAGCTGATCCGGAGCTTTTGGGCCAGTTTCGGAAATAAGATGTCTAAGCATCAGGAAGATTTTCTGAAGACTTGGGAAATCTTGGCCAAGGTATACGCCGGCTACCAAAAGACGTTGAAAGACCAAGGTCTCGGCTACAAGGGCATGATGCACAAGGATGTGGTGGAACGCATAAAATCGGGGGAGGTTGAACATAAGTATGACAGGCTGATTTTCGCCGGATTTAACGCCCTTACGCATACCGAGGAAAAGATCTTTTGCTGGTTTATAGAAAACATTCAAGCCTCGGTATTTTGGGATGCGGACGAATATTACGTTTCCGACAGCAGGCAGGAAGCCGGGACTTTCCTTCGGATGTACCGGAAACATCCGGTGTTGGGCAAAACCTTTCCCAAGAAATTCAAAGACGGATTTTACGGTGACGAAAACAAGGAAGTCAGCGTAACGGGCTTCGCTCTGAATACTGGCCAGACAAAGCTCTTGGGCCAAAAAATGGGCGAATTGAAAGAGGAAATCGAAAATGCCGGAGAAGAAATGCGCCCCGAGCGTACGGCCATTATCGTTCCTGACGAGAATTTGCTGTTTCCCGTTTTGCAAGCCCTTCCCGAATCGTTCAAGAAACTGAACGTAACGATGGGTTATCCGCTGAAAAAGACCTCGCTTTTCGGTTTCTTCGAACAACTGACCGAGCTGCAGTCCACGATCCGCCGTCAGGATTCCTTCGGGCACCGGCAAGTTACCCGCCTGTTGCGCCATCCGTATTTGATGGGTTTTGACCCGAAACTCGCCAATGAGAATATATCGCTGATCAATCGCCTCAATCTGACGCAGGTTAGCATTAAGGAGCTGAAGCAGGACGAGGAATTTTACCCGATGATTTTCCGGCAGGTGACCGATATCGCCGACTATTGCAAATACATTCAGGATCTGCTCGTTTTTGTCAGCGAGAAGATCGTGGACACGGAAAACAGCGACCCGACTTTTGAAAAGGAATTTATTTTCCATTTCTATACCGAGATCAACAAGCTTAGGGAGCTTGTGGCCGAATCTTCCGACATAAAAATAGGCTTGCCTACATTTATCAAATTGGTGAGACAAGTGGCAGGTAGCTTGCGAGTTCCTTTCAGCGGCGAACCGCTCAACGGAATCCAGATTATGGGTGTGTTGGAAACGCGGAATCTGGATTTCGACAATATTTTCATCCTTTCGATGAACGAAACCTCCTTTCCGGCCACGCCTTCGCAACATTCGTTTATTCCCTACAATCTGCGGAAAGGCTACGGATTGCCGACTTTCGAACAGCACGACTCCATGTACGCTTACCTTTTCTATCGCATGAT
It encodes the following:
- the pyk gene encoding pyruvate kinase, which gives rise to MDNQTIHLAMQASLKRTKIIATVGPASNTKEMLLQFAISGANTFRLNFSHGTHADHLKVIKLIRAINKESNFNVATMQDLQGPKIRIGTVENNGVEIVPGQELIITTDRNHIGTSEMVSTSYEGFAKDVKVDEKVLIDDGRLEVQVIKVDGSKVHTRVVHGGLLKSRKGMNLPDSKISAPCLTEKDLEDLEFGLKNDVDWVAISFVRSHRDIDYLRSIIKEHKKNTRIIAKIERPEALKDLDGIIDATDAVMVARGDLGVETSLAELPVLQKDIMKRCFQKAKPVIVATQMLESMVNNPIPTRAEANDVAAAVMEGADAVMLSEESAAGKYPLQAVKTMNDIIRSIELSPEMDYEREFKLVPNSRYIISKEVIQNACILARATKAKAIVGMTESGFTAFHLAKHRPKCKILIFTKDKGLLNTLNLVWGVKAFYLPKYESISKSLKLIEKLLINEGCIDKGDLFINIGSVKPNSNLKTNLIKIGYVDED
- a CDS encoding PD-(D/E)XK nuclease family protein, yielding MTETFLDDLADEVIAKHSDALERLTIVFPNRRAGLFFRRALAKRIDKPVWSPSIISADDFIQSLTPLKSAHKLKLAFELYKTYLEHSKTEESFDRFFFWGEVLLKDFEDIDKYSVSAEKIFENLRDQKIIEAEFDFLTEEQKELIRSFWASFGNKMSKHQEDFLKTWEILAKVYAGYQKTLKDQGLGYKGMMHKDVVERIKSGEVEHKYDRLIFAGFNALTHTEEKIFCWFIENIQASVFWDADEYYVSDSRQEAGTFLRMYRKHPVLGKTFPKKFKDGFYGDENKEVSVTGFALNTGQTKLLGQKMGELKEEIENAGEEMRPERTAIIVPDENLLFPVLQALPESFKKLNVTMGYPLKKTSLFGFFEQLTELQSTIRRQDSFGHRQVTRLLRHPYLMGFDPKLANENISLINRLNLTQVSIKELKQDEEFYPMIFRQVTDIADYCKYIQDLLVFVSEKIVDTENSDPTFEKEFIFHFYTEINKLRELVAESSDIKIGLPTFIKLVRQVAGSLRVPFSGEPLNGIQIMGVLETRNLDFDNIFILSMNETSFPATPSQHSFIPYNLRKGYGLPTFEQHDSMYAYLFYRMIQRAKRVHFFYNTEGGDGKTGEMSRFLYQLLHEYAPRAKNGVKRSVLSDEARALSEKKLVARRSSLTEEALDKFTGNGEKKLSPSAINTYLDCRAKFHFRYIARLREPDEVVDEVDPATFGTILHNTLESLYARLKKRKNSGEVLKSDFETLRKWLPETVDEGFKEIFGAGETEFRFEGRNVIARDIVLKLASKVLDRDAEYAPFNIVALEMDVKGALEIDTDQGKRTVNLGGRIDRIDEKDGVYRVVDYKSGQDKKEFSSVESLFDRKAKDRNKAAMQTILYSSLFARETGIDGAVEPAVFNSKELFSDKFETRLSMKEGRSPAKPLADVRDLEEPYAEQLKIVLEEIFHPETDFEQTDDSKSCVYCPYTGLCHRD